Below is a window of Janthinobacterium lividum DNA.
AGCCTGCTCAGCACGGCTACCCTCGCCCAACCGCTCGTAGCCGAGGCGCCACTGCGCGCCCATCTGTCCTTCCTGGCCGACGATTTGCTGGAAGGACGCGGCACGGGCCAGCGCGGCGGCGACCTGGCCGTGCGCTACCTGGAAACACAGGCGGCCGTGGCCGGCTTGCAGCCCTTGCCTGACGGCAGCTACCGTCAGGCGCTGACCATCGTCGGCAGCAAGGCCTTGCCATCGAGCAAGGTGACCTTCAGCGCGGGCGGCAAGACCTTGTCTCCCGCCTTCGGCCAGGACATCGTCTTTGGCGCGGCCAATGGTCAGCAGAAAGTGGCGTTCGACGCGCCCGTCGTGTTTGCCGGCTACGGCATCCGCGCCCCAGAAGAAAACTGGGACGATTTCAAGGGCATCGATTTGAAAGGCAAGCTGGTCATCATGATGGTCAACGACCCGCAGCCGACCGTTGCCGAACCAAATCGCTTTGCCGGCAAGTCGCTGACCTGGTACGGGCGCTGGGTCTACAAGTACGAGGAAGCGCTGCGCCAGGGTGCCGCCGGCGTCTTGCTGATCCACACGACAGCATCGGCTTCGTATCCATGGTCGGTGCCGGCCAACGGTTTCGGCCATGAGCGCTTCAACCTGGCTGGCGCGGGCAATGCGATGGAAGGCTGGCTGCAGGAAAACATGGCGCGCACGCTGTTCCAGGCGGGCGGGCAAGACCTGGACGCCTTGCGCGCGCAGGCGGAAACGCGCGAGTTCCGCCCCGTGGCCCTGAACGCCACGGTCAAGGTGCAACTCGACAGCCAGATCCGCAGCATCGAGCAATTCAACGTGGCCGGCATCGTGCCGGGCACGGACCCGAAACTCAAGGACGAGGCCGTGATCTACTCGGCCCACTGGGACCACCTGGGCAAGGATGACGAAGGCAGCCAACGCGACGGGCAAAGCGACCATATCTACAACGGCGCCATCGACAACGCCTCGGGCGCGGCAGCCCTGCTGGCGATGGCGCAAGTGGCCGTGAAACAGCCGGCGCGCCGCACGCAGATATTCCTGTGGCCGGCCGGCGAGGAAACGGGCATGTTGGGGAGCACGGCCTATACGCGCAAACCCTTATGGCCGCTGGCCAAGACGGCCGCCGACCTGAACCTCGACAGCATGAATTTTGTCGGCAAGACGCACGACATCGGCGTGGCCGGCGCCGAGCGCAGCAGCCTGTACGCCAGCGCCGCCAAGGTGGCCAAGCGCATGGGCCTGCGCCTGGCGCCGACGATACCCGACCTGTCCGGCGCCTTTTACCGGGCCGACCATTTTGCCTTCGCCAAGGCCGGCGTACCCGCCTTCAACGTGGGTTCGGCCGTGTTTTCCGGCGACGGCTCGTTCGACTTCGTCAAGGAGCCGAAAGCGTCCGGCGAGCGCCTGGTAGCGTTTAAAAAGGATTACCACCAGGTAAGCGATGAATACCACCCGTCGTGGGACTTGTCCGGCATGGTGCAGCAGGCGCAGTTCACCCTGAACCTCGGCTATGAAGTGGCGAATGACAAGAATTTGCCTACATGGAACAAGGGTGAAGCGTTTGGCAAAGTGAAACGCTAAGTACCATGAAAAACACCGGCCTTGGCCGGTGTTTTTCATTCAAATTGCCATGATGCGTTTCAGGTCCACGAACGCGGTTTCGTACAAATGCTGAAACGCGCCAATCATGACCTCTTCCACGCCTTCGGCCGCGTCGAATTCGCTCGACCATTCCGCCACGCACTCATTCGCGCCCGGTTCACCCGTGACGCGCAAGGTAGAACGGTAGTTTTTGACGGGGATCGGGCCAGAGACGATGGTGTAGCTGTAGCTCTTGTCCGCTTCGCTGTAGCTTTGCAGGCGTTCGGCGATGATGGCGCCGTCCATGGTTTTCAGGCGGCGCACGCGGCCACCGTGTTCGGACAGGCTGGTCTTGATGGAGCTCGACCATTCAGCCAGCGACTGGAAGCCGCCGATAAAATCCCACACGCGTTCGGCGCTTGCCGCCAATGTTACAGAAACAATTACTTGGGCCATCTTTAATTCGGTTCCTCATCCAGGTTTGCCGGGCGCCGCGCCCGGCCGGCCGGAGTTGCCCGGCACAGCCGCTATTTTAGCGCCCATGCAGCTTTGCTGCTGGGTGCGCATTGGGCTCGACAATAGCAGTTGGCCAGCCTGGCGAGGCAAGCTTACAAGTTTTCCGCCAGGAAAATCAAGGAATTGCCATGCGCGTGGGCGGCGGCGCGTTGCTGGTAACTGTCGCGGTGGGTGCAATTGAAACCATGCTCGGCGCCCGGGTAGATATGGATTTCCACGTCTTGGCGGTCTTCAAAGCGCTCGGCGATCTTTTGCACGGCTTCCGGTGGAATATGGCTGTCCTGGCCGCCGAAATGCATGAGCAGCGGCACCTTGATTTGGTCGGCCAGGTCCAGCTTGTTCTGAATGCCGCCGCCGTAATAGGCGATGGCCGCGTCGACCAGGCCGGCCGCAGCCGCCTGGTACGACAAGCGACCGCCGAAGCAGTAGCCGACCGAAGCCAGCTTGCCCGTTACTTCCGGACGCGCGCGCAGGGCGGCGATGGTCGCGGCGATATCGGCGTCGGCATGCGGATTGTCGGTAGCTTGCATCAGTTCGACGGCGCGCTTCCAGCCGTCCGCGTCATAGCCCAGTTCGATGTGCGCGCCAGCGCGCCAGAACAGGTCCGGCACCAGCACCACGTAGCCATCGGCCGCGTACTGGTCGGCCACGGCGCGGATGTGCTCGTTGACGCCGAAAATTTCCTGCAACAGGATGATGGCGGGACCCTTGCCCACGTGCGGCACGGCCAGGTAAGCCTGGAAGCTGCCGTCCGGGCCGGCGATATCGATCCACTGCGAAGTTGTGCTCATAGAAACTCCAGTCTGAGGTTGGGGAATGCCACAACCAGGCATGTTACTGGTTTTTCTCCTTTTTGCGCCCACCCTTTGCCCAGGCTCAATACATCTCGCGCAGGTAAATCACAGGCCCCGATTTGAAGACGCCAAAGACGACGCTGCCCACGGTGCTGGGCAAGTGCGCAATGCCGGGAACGGAAACGTCGACGCTGCCGGTCTTGCCGGCGCCGGGCGCCGCCAGGATCAGGCGTTTACTCGGCGGCAAGATGCCCTTGTCGAACGTATAAGTAATAGAAGTGCCAGCGGGGAATGCAAAGTCCTTGCACAGCAGGGTTTTCTTGCAATTGGAAAACACCACCAGCGCGCTGCCGAATTCACTGATGCTGTCCAGCAGACTGGTGACCCAGGTCTTGCCGTCCCAGTACTGCACCTGCACCGCCAGGCGCACGGGATAGCGCTCGGAACCGTAGTCATGCGGCACCATCAGGCGGCCCGTCAGCACGGTCAGCTGCGCTTCCTTGCCATCGGCCGGCGCCGAGCTCACATTACCGGCCGCCGGATAGGCGTATGTCGCGCGCAGCAATACATCCGTTGGCGATGCCAGTGCTTTCGCCTCTTTGGGCACGGCATAGGCGGCCGGGAAGCTGTAGGCGACGGTGCGCGTGGCAACGCCATTGGTAAAACTGGTGACGGCCATGCCCGTCACGGCCGCGGGTGCTTTTGCCCCATCCGTCAGTATGCTGCCGGATGGATCTGTCGGCGGATAGGTGTTCTCTGCCTTGGGCGCGTCATACGGACGCAGCACCACCTGCGTCGTGTTGATGCCGTCATTCCTGGCATCGAAGTTCTTCGTCTCCGTACCAGCGGCCGTCTGGGCGCGGATGGTCAGGTCGAAGGGCTGGCGCGAATACACGGCACGGTTGCCGGCGCACACGAGCGGCGTGCTGCACGGGAAAGGAAACTCCTTGCCATCCGTCTTCGTGATGACCAGTTCCGTCACGAAATGATGCGGGTAAAAGAGCACCGCATCGCTGGCGCCCGGCGACGTCAAGCTGCTGCCCAGATAACCCGTCTGCAGTGCAGCCGTGAAATTGACCTTGCCCGCTTCAGCCCAGATCAGCGGCGGCGCCAGGATGACGCCCCCTTTGCCCACAAAATTGAGATCGCCGCTGACTTCTGGATTGGCTGCGCCTGTGTAGAGCGGCGCCTGCAGGTTACGGTCGAGCACGACTTTCTGCTCGGTGAACTCCTTGCCAAAGTTCTTCGTCACGGCATCCTTTGCGTTGACGGCCGATAGCGTCACGTCCTTCGCCGGTGCAAGGGGTGCCGCGCCCAAGCCCGCGCGCTGCGTCGGTGCCAACTTGGTAAACAGGAATCTTTTCGGCGCCACGATGACCGTACCGCTGCCGCTCATGTCCAGGCCGTTATCGCTGCCGCTTTTCGGATTATAGGCAGCCGTCAGTAGCAGCGCTCCCGCATCGGCATACAGCATGTTCGGCCTGGCCACGCCATCGGCGCCGAACGTCACAGTCACTTTGGTACTCGACCCGGCGCAGCTACTCTGGTCGCTGCCAGCCAGAGCAACATAGCTTTTTTTGTCGCTGTCAAAGATGCGCGCAGGCAATGTACCCGTATTCGGATTGCTGTACCCGCAACTCAGGTTCAAGTCCTTGGTCTGGCTGGCAAACATGGGCACGCAAGCGGCCGGATTGTTGGGTGCGACCTGCAAGGCGCTGATTTCCAGTATGGCCTCGTCCTCCGCATAGCGCGGGACGCCGCTTACCTGGAAGCCGCTGGAGAGGAAGCTGATCTGGCAATTGGTCGTGCTGCCGCCGCTCTTGCACACCAGCGCCCCCGTCGTGGCGGGCGTGCTGACCAGGCTGAGAGTAGCGATGCCCACCGTGGTCTGGCGCACCGTGACATTGGCGTTGACGCCGCTGGCATCGATCTGCGTCGGCACGCCGCCCGGGCTGACGGTGATGCTGGAGCTATTCTTGTAAACCGCGCTGCAACTGGCATCGGCGCAGGCAGTCACCTTCACCGTGGGCACCTGGCAAGTGAGCGCCGTCAGCGGGTGCTCGATCTGGAAATGGTGCAGTCCGCTCGGCGTGCCGGGGCCGCATTTCGGTCCCATCGGTTCATTGAAGGCCCAGCCACTGTTGTTCGTCACGCAGCTGCACGGGGACGACGGCGTATACGCCTTGCAGGTAATGGTTTGCTGCACCCGGCCCTGCCAGCCCAGAGTAATGTGGTCGACCAAGGCGTTGCCGGTGATGTAGGCGTTGGAGGAATCCAGAGTCACGTTGCCGCCCTCCACATTGCCATTAACGCCATTACCGGAGGCAATGCTCAGGGAATTGGTCGCCTTCACATCGCCCGTAACGAGCAGGCCGGACGCCCTCAGGTCGATGGTCGGCGACGTCAGGTTGCCCTTGATCTGGCTGCCAGAACCGACGGTCAGCGAGGTGCTGGCCGTGATATCGCCCTGCACCTGGCTGCTGGCCGCGTCGATGCTGACGACGGGCGCCTTGGTGGTGCCCTTCAGGTTACTGCCCGAACCCAGGCTGAAGGTATTGACGGCCGTCACATCACCCGTGATCGTCACGCTGGAACTGGTGGTGATGCTGCTGCCGTTGATGGGGCCTGCTATGGTCGAGCTTGACCCGATGCTGACGCTGCCGCTAGCCTTCACGCTGCCGCTGATCGTGACGTTGGAACTGGTGGTGATGCTGCCGCCGTTGATGGCGCCCGTCAGCGTCGAGCCGGAAGAAATGTCGATATTGCCCGTGGCGGTGACATTGCCCGTCACTTTCACGGGCGTGCCGCCCACGGAGACGGACGCCGCAGAAATATCGGCCACGATCACCGTGCCACCCTGCGACCCCACCGTGAAATTGCCGCCGCTGGCCGTCAGGCTGCCGCCCGTGATCTTCAGATTAGGCGGATTGACATTGCTGATGTCGAGATTGCGGTTGGCCGTCAGGGCCGCCGTGCCGCTCATGCTCAAGCCCTGGTTGTAGCCGATGCTCACATCGCTGTTGACCGTCACGCCATAGCCGCTGGCGATAACGACATTGTCGGTACTGCCCATGATCAGGCTGGCGCAAGTGTATCGGGTACTTGACGCTGGAAGGCTGCAGCCGTTGACGGCGCCGCCATTGAAGTTAAGCGTGGCCGCGTGGGCAAGGGATGAGCCCAGCAGCAATGTCAGGGCGGCAAAAATGTGGAGTAAGCGCACGATATCGAGAAATCCGGTGGGTGGGGAGCCTGCGGGCGCGCGGATTATTCATGCTAACCTACGCCATCGCTGTTGTTGCATTATGGCAGTATTTATCCCCCTCGCGCATATCGCATGATCAAGCAAAGCCCCAAAGAATTCCCCCTGCGCACCGTCGACATCATCGTCTACCCCGGCTTCAAGGCGCTCGAAGCCATCGGCGCCATGAAAGTGTTTGATTACGCCAACACCCATTTGCGCCTGCGCAATCTGCCCGGCGGCTACGACGTGCGCATCGCTTCGACGGCCATCGGCCCCGTCGAGTCGGACACCCTGATGTCGCTGCACGCGAGCAAGGCGCTCGATGCCAGCCGCTTGCCCGACCTGGCCGTCATCGTCGGCTGCCACCACGTCGAGCAAGTCTTGCAGGACATCCCCGCCCTCGCCGCCTGGGTGGCCGAAGCCGCGCCCCGCATCGATACCCTGGCGGCCCTGTGCACAGGCTGCTTCTTCCTGGCCGAGGCCGGTGTGCTCGATGGCAAGAGCGCCGCCACGCACTGGAGCGCCGTGGACAGCCTGCGTCAGCGCTATCCATTGATACAGGTGAATGCCGATGCGATTTTCGTACGGGAAGGGAAATTCTGGACGTCGGCCGGCGTGACGGCCGGCATCGATTTGGCGCTGGCCCTGGTGGAAGACGATTTCAGCCGCGATATCGCGCTGGAAGTGGCGCGCGACCTGGTGGTGTATTTGAAGCGGCCCGGTGGCCAGTCGCAGTTTTCCGTCCACCTGTCGAGCCAGATGACGACGCATCCGACCATCCGCCAGTTGCAGGGCTGGATCATCGAGCATCTTGCCGAAGAGCTCACGGTGCCGCTGCTGGCGGCCAGGCTGGCCATGAGCGAGCGCAATTTTACGCGCGTATTCCAGCGCGAAACAGGCACCAGCCCCACGGAATTTATCGACACGGCCCGCTTCGAAGTGGCGCGCCGCTTGCTGGAAGACAATGTGTCTTCCCTAAAACAGGTGGCCGCGCAGGCAGGCTTGCACAGCGAGGACCGGCTGCGCCGCCTGTTTCAAAAGAAACTTGCCATCACGCCGCGCGACTACCGCGAGCGCTTTTCCAGCACGGCGCGCTAGGACTTCAGCGCGGCTTGCCGTGACGCACGTGGCGCGTGGCCAGTTGGCGGCTCTGCCGGGCAAGCGGCGTAAACAGTAGTGCACACAGCAGATAGGTGGCCAACAGCGCCAGCCAGATGGCGGGCGTGGCGAGGCTGGCGGCATTGCTCCACCACAAAGCCAGCAGGGAAGACAAGGCCGCGCCGAGGAAGACGGGCAGCATGCGGCGCAACGTCGCAAGGTAGGCAGTGGCAAACATGGACGACTCCCAAAGCAAGGCGGATGTCTTCACACTAGCAGGGGCAGGCGGCGAAGTACAGCCTGCCGCCCTGCCCCGTCCGTCAAGTGTTGCGCAATGAGTACATTACGATGCGATCAATACAAGAAGATTAATGCAAGAAGATTAATACAGCACCACGGAACGGATCGACTCGCCGCTCTTCATCAGGTCGAAGCCCTCGTTGATATCTTCCAGCTTCAGGCGGTGCGTGATCAGGTCGTCAATGTTGAGCTTGCCTTCCATATACCAGTCGACGATTTTCGGCACGTCCGTGCGGCCCCGCGCGCCGCCGAAGGCCGAACCGCGCCATTCGCGCCCCGTCACCAGCTGGAACGGACGCGTGGAGATTTCCTGCCCGGCCGCCGCCACGCCGATGATGAAGGACTTGCCCCAGCCCTTGTGCGTGCACTCGAGCGCCTGGCGCATCAGGGTCGTGTTGCCGACGCATTCGAAACTGTAGTCGGCGCCGCCGTCCGTCAATTGCACGATGGCATCGACGACGTTCTCCACCTCGTTCGGGTTGATGAAGTGCGTCATGCCGAACTTGCGGGCGATGGCCTGGCGCGCCGGGTTGATGTCGACGCCGATGATTTTATCGGCGCCGACCATTTTCGCCGCCTGGATCACGTTCAGGCCGATACCGCCCAGGCCGAACACGACCACGTTGGCGCCCGCTTCGACCTTGGCCGAGAACAAGACGGCACCCACGCCCGTCGTCACGCCGCAGCCGATGTAGCAAACCTTGTCGAAGGGCGCGTCGGAGCGTATCTTCGCCAGGGCGATTTCCGGCACGACGATGTAATTCGAAAAGGTGGACGTGCCCATGTAGTGGAACAGCGGCTGGCCATTCAGCGAGAAGCGGCTGGTGGCGTCCGGCATCAGGCCCCGGCCCTGCGTGGAGCGGATGGCCTGGCACAAATTCGTCTTTTGCGACAGGCAGAACTTGCACTGGCGGCATTCCGGTGTGTACAGGGGAATGACGTGGTCATCCTTTTTCAGGGTCGTCACGCCCGGGCCCACGTCGACGACGACGCCGGCGCCTTCATGGCCGAGGATGGCAGGGAAGATGCCTTCCGGGTCGGCACCCGACAGGGTGTAGTAATCGGTATGGCAAATGCCCGTGGCTTTCAGTTCGACCAGCACTTCGCCGGCGCGCGGGCCGGCCAGGTCAACTTCTTCGATGGTCAGCGGGGCGCCCGCCTTCCAGGCAATCGCGGCTTTGGTTTTCATGAGGGTTTCTTCCTGCTCGGTTTCAGATGCGCCATTATCGGGCGCCGGCGGGCGCGGTGGCGCAGCTGGCCGCGCGCTTGTCTGAAAACGCGGCGCATTTGTCCGATGGCGTCGGACCGTGCAGCAGCGCACGGAAGCGTGACCCATGTGAGGCGTACGCTTGCGCAAGCGCAATCGTGCCAGCACCAAAACGTGCATTCTTGACGCAACAGCATTCCCTTGATGCATCGCACTGACTCATCCGCACTGACTCGCCATTCCGTCGTTCCCGCAGGAGACTGATATGCGCCATTTATTTTCCCGACCTCCGAATACCTGGCTGGCCCTGCTGCTGGCCGGCTACCTGGCCCTGCTGGCCGCCTGTGGCGGCGGGGGGTGGCCACCATCCGCCCGGCGCCGCCACGGGCAACCTGACAGTCAGCATCGGCGGCTTGCCGGCCGGCGTAGCGGGCGCCGTCACGCTCAGCGGACCTGCGTCCTACAGCAAGCTGCTGACGGCGAGCAGCACGCTCACAGACCTGGCGCCCGGTGTCTACACGCTCAGCGCCGCCAGCGTGGCGCAAGGCACGGGAACGCTGGCGCCCACGCCCGTCACGCAGCAGGTGCAAGTCAATACGGGGGCGACGGCCAGCGCCAGCGTCACCTATGCGGCGACCACGCCGCTGGCCCTGCGCCTGCAGGAAGTGGCCAGCGGCTTGAGCGCCCCCATCTTCCTCACGGCGCCGCCCGGCGACAGCCGTTTGTTCATTGTCGAACGGGCCGGGCGCATCCGCGCGGTGCAGAACGGCAACCTCCTGGCCACGCCTTTCCTCGACATCAGTACCCTGACCACCACCACCGGCGAACGGGGCTTGCTGTCGCTGGCTTTCCATCCGCAGTACGCCAGCAATGGCACTTTCTTCATTTACTACACCAACCTGGCCGGCGATATCGTCATCGAGCGCCGGCAAGTGTCCGCTGGCAACGCCAACGTGGCCGATCCCCTGTCCGCGCTGGCCATCCTCACGATTCCCCATTCCACGTTTAGCAACCACAATGGCGGCTTGCTCAGCTTTGGCCCGGATGGCTATCTGTATGCGGGCACGGGCGATGGCGGCAGCGGGGGCGATCCGCCCGGCAACGCGCAAAATACCAACGTCCTGCTGGGCAAGCTGCTGCGCCTGGACGTCAACGCCAGCACGGTAGCCCAGCCGTACGCCATTCCACCCGGCAATCCATTTGCCACAGCCGGCGGGCGCCCTGAAATTTGGGCCTACGGCTTGCGCAACCCGTGGCGCTACGCCTTCGACGTGCCGGCCCAACTGCTGTACATCGCCGACGTGGGCCAGGCCAATTGGGAAGAGGTCGATGTGCGTCCCGTGAGCCAGGCGGGCAACAACTATGGCTGGAACATCATGGAAGGGTGGCACTGCTATAACACCGCCAGCTGCAACCAGGCGGGACTGGTCCTGCCCGCCATCGAATACGGCCACGATACGGCCGGCGGCTGCTCGATCACGGGCGGCTATGTGTACCGGGGCACGGCCCTGCCGGAACTGGCGGGGCAGTACCTGTATTCCGACTACTGCAGCGGCTGGCTGAAAAGTTTCAGCTACAGCAATGGCACGGCCTCGGCCGTGACGGACTGGGGCATCACCAACGTGGGCAATATCCTGTCGTTTGGCCAGGATGCGCAGAACGAGCTGTACCTGCTGAGCGGCACGGGCAAGGTGTACCAGATTGTACGTAAATAAGCATGCGCAGGCAGTCGTGGCGGCGCACACCTGAGGCGGCGTTTTTCGACGGGGCGCAGGGAACCGGCTAGAATTGACATTTCCGCCGCGCCCTGCGCACCAGCCCAAGAGAACACCATGGCCCGTTTGAAACTTGAATTTCCTGAAGACCAGTACTGCTATTCCTCGCAACTGACAGTACGCACGACGGACATCAATGCCGGCAACCATCTCGGCAACGATTCCATGATTTCCATGATTTCCGAGGCCCGCGCCCGCTTCCTGTTCGAATATGGCGTGCGCGACATCGAAGCGGACGGCACCGGCATCATCGTCACCGACCTGGCCACCACCTACCGCGCGGAAGCCCATGCGCGCGACCAGTTGCTGTTCGAAGTGGGCGTCATGGATTTCAACAAGTATGGCGGCGACATCACCTTCCGCATCACGCGCCCGCGCGACAACACCCTGATCGCCATGGCCAAGTCCGGCTTTGTGTTTTTCAACTATAAGCTCAGCCAGGTCGTGCCCATGGCGGAAGATTTCGGCAGCAAGTTCCCACAGGTGAACTGGATCGACTGAAGCGCGGTACATTCTGGCCATCATCCTGTATGCTTGTCAGGATGATATGCAAAATTGACCTGCGCCGCGCCGGCGCCTGCCTGCTGGCCGCTACCTGCGCGATGGCGGCACCCGGCATCGGCCATGCCGCGCCGCAAACCGTCATCCTGTACGGCGACGACGACTATGCACCGTACAGCTATGTGGAAAACGGCGTCTTCAAGGGCATGTATGTCGATATGCTGCGATTGGCGGCCAGGGCGATGCCCGATTACCGGCTGGAACTACAGCCGCGCCCCTGGAAACGGGGGCTAGACGCGCTGGAAAAGGGCCAGGTTTTTGGCCTGTTTCCGCCCGGACGCAAAACGGAACGCTCGTACGTGCAACCGTATTCGGCCATGCTATACCGCGAATCAGTGGTCCTGTTTTGCCATGAGGCCGTCATGCGCACGCCGCGCACGCGGTTTCCCGCCGACTTTGCCGGCCTGACCATCGGCGTCAATACAGGATTTTTACTCTCGGAAAAACTAATGGCGCCAGCCCGCGAAGGACTGCTGCGCCTGGAAGCGGCCAAGGGCAATGAAGCGAATCTGAAAAAACTGGCCTTGCGGCGCATCGATTGCTACGCCAGCGACCGCGGCGCAGCCCGCCACACGGCGCGCCAACTGCAAGGCGAATTGACCAGTTACGGCTTTCAATTGCACGAAGTGCTGGAACTGTCGTCCGAACCCACCTATATCGCCTACAGCGCGCGCAACACGCCCGGCTACAAGGCCGATTTCATCGACAAGATGAATGCGGCCTTGCTTGCCATGCGGCAGAACGGCCAGTTGGCGCGCATCGAAGGAGCATACCTGCGCTGAAATAGCGATGCATGCTCGCTTACTTGCGCGTCTGGCGCTTCACCTTGATGCCGAAGGTATCGGCATACCAGTCATCGATCATCAGCTTTTCATAGCGCAGCTTTTCATTGCTGAAGTAATGATTGATGCGGCTCAGGTACGACATGTCGGACAGGGCTGCATCGCCACTGCGAATGACCTTGCCATCCTGTTCCAGCACATAGTGCAGGCGCATGCGTGGCCAGTCGATCCGGCCATTCATGACGCGGATATCCTGGCCGGCACGCAGTGCGGGATTTTCACGGCCCGCCAGGTCGACATCCGTGACGTCGATTTTCAAGGTCTGCCCGGGCGGCAGCGATGCGCCCAGTTTCTCGAAATGCCGGCTCAGTTCCTTCAACACATCTTCCCGTTCCTGCGGGTTGAACGGCACATCCGTGTATTGATCCGGTTTGCTGAACTTCACTTCCGTTCCCGCCCAGGCCACGCTGCTGGCCAGCAAGGCCAGGGCGGCGACCAGGGCGCGCGTCGTTTGTTTTTGCATGATTGACCCTTTCAGGAAATGTGAGTGGCATGGGGCCACTTCTTATGCCTATTCAATATAGCGCGCTGCATCCCATTCTGGTGCGGAATTCATACCTTGTTACTTTTCTGATTT
It encodes the following:
- a CDS encoding DUF3016 domain-containing protein — protein: MQKQTTRALVAALALLASSVAWAGTEVKFSKPDQYTDVPFNPQEREDVLKELSRHFEKLGASLPPGQTLKIDVTDVDLAGRENPALRAGQDIRVMNGRIDWPRMRLHYVLEQDGKVIRSGDAALSDMSYLSRINHYFSNEKLRYEKLMIDDWYADTFGIKVKRQTRK
- a CDS encoding thioesterase family protein — translated: MARLKLEFPEDQYCYSSQLTVRTTDINAGNHLGNDSMISMISEARARFLFEYGVRDIEADGTGIIVTDLATTYRAEAHARDQLLFEVGVMDFNKYGGDITFRITRPRDNTLIAMAKSGFVFFNYKLSQVVPMAEDFGSKFPQVNWID
- a CDS encoding transporter substrate-binding domain-containing protein, with protein sequence MICKIDLRRAGACLLAATCAMAAPGIGHAAPQTVILYGDDDYAPYSYVENGVFKGMYVDMLRLAARAMPDYRLELQPRPWKRGLDALEKGQVFGLFPPGRKTERSYVQPYSAMLYRESVVLFCHEAVMRTPRTRFPADFAGLTIGVNTGFLLSEKLMAPAREGLLRLEAAKGNEANLKKLALRRIDCYASDRGAARHTARQLQGELTSYGFQLHEVLELSSEPTYIAYSARNTPGYKADFIDKMNAALLAMRQNGQLARIEGAYLR